One segment of Solanum stenotomum isolate F172 chromosome 1, ASM1918654v1, whole genome shotgun sequence DNA contains the following:
- the LOC125861869 gene encoding fatty acid amide hydrolase-like isoform X2, with protein sequence MGKKRVMLPASEVDMTTVKYTTQRIQAPYLTGFWLKLFVMLAETPIIGSMIMIFLQKMNRGAERFKNTVIPEAPMFVPEFPPQESEPGVFGLEEDGKPEERVELALQCLPDYNPGCIWITDPAAPFRYWKIRDYAYAYRSKLTAPSQVAENFISAIEESNNQNPLVPLLISYDPDEVRRLAAASTQRFEEGSELSILDGIFIAVKDDIDCYPYPSKGGTTWFHEIHEVKKDAVCISRLQNCGAVLVGKTNMHELGLGITGNNTNFGTARNPHAPDRYTGGSSSGSAAIVASGLCSAALGTDGGGSVQIPSSLCGVVGLKTTYGRTDMKGLIIHYGTVAIVGPITATVEDAILMYAAILGSSPAERVSLKPGLPCLPNLSSSESWCSLGSLCFGKYTEWFNDVSSTEISEKCEDVLNQLSEKHGCKAKVNVLPHGDFQEGGYHCDTYYCHDGTHNITNCSYSWRDQYANYRLVMTSKDFP encoded by the exons ATGGGGAAGAAGAGAGTGATGTTGCCAGCGAGTGAAGTTGACATGACGACTGTGAAGTATACAACTCAAAGAATTCAAG CTCCATATCTGACTGGATTTTGGTTAAAACTATTTGTAATGTTGGCTGAAACACCAATTATTGGTTCAATGATCATGATTTTCTTGCAGAAAATGAACCGAGGAGCCGAG AGGTTCAAGAATACCGTGATACCGGAGGCTCCCATGTTTGTACCTGAATTTCCTCCTCAAG AGTCAGAACCTGGTGTTTTTGGCTTAGAAGAAGATGGGAAACCTGAAGAACGCGTTGAGTTAGCCTTGCAGTGTCTTCCAGATTACAATCCAGGCTGTATTTGGATTACTGATCCAGCTGCACCATTCCGCTATTGGAAGATTCGTGATTATGCATATGCTTACAGATCTAAGCTTACAGCTCCATCTCAG GTAGCAGAGAACTTCATCTCAGCTATAGAAGAGTCTAACAACCAGAATCCACTGGTGCCGCTACTAATTTCTTATGATCCTGATGAAGTCAGAAGGCTAGCCGCTGCTTCCACACAAAGATTTGAAGAAG GAAGTGAATTATCAATCCTTGATGGTATCTTCATAGCAGTTAAGGATGACATTGATTGCTATCCATATCCATCAAAGG GTGGAACAACTTGGTTTCACGAGATTCATGAAGTGAAGAAGGATGCTGTCTGCATCTCAAGATTACAAAATTGTGGGGCAGTTTTGGTTGGAAAGACAAATATGCATGAATTGGGCCTTGGAATAACTGGAAATAATACGAATTTTGG GACAGCCAGGAATCCACATGCTCCAGATAGGTACACAGGCGGCTCTTCCTCAGGCTCTGCAGCTATTGTAGCTTCTGGACTGTGTTCTGCTGCACTGGGAACAGATGGAGGAG GTTCAGTTCAGATTCCTTCTTCCCTTTGTGGTGTGGTGGGCTTGAAGACAACATATGGAAGGACTGACATGAAAGG GTTGATAATTCATTATGGAACAGTGGCAATTGTTGGACCTATCACAGCAACTGTTGAGGATGCCATACTGAT GTATGCTGCAATTTTAGGATCTTCTCCTGCTGAGAGAGTTTCTTTGAAACCG GGCCTCCCTTGTTTACCAAATTTAAGTTCAAGTGAGAGCTGGTGCTCTCTAGGATCACTGTGCTTTGGGAAGTATACTGAG TGGTTCAATGATGTTTCTTCAACTGAAATATCTGAGAAGTGTGAGGATGTTCTTAATCAGCTATCAGAAAAACATGGGTGTAAA GCAAAGGTTAATGTATTACCACATGGAGATTTTCAAGAAGGTGGATATCATTGTGACACCTACTACTGC CATGACGGCACCCATAATATCACCAACTGCTCTTACAGTTGGAGAGACCAATATGCCAATTACAG GTTGGTTATGACAAGCAAGGACTTCCCATAG
- the LOC125861869 gene encoding fatty acid amide hydrolase-like isoform X1 — MGKKRVMLPASEVDMTTVKYTTQRIQAPYLTGFWLKLFVMLAETPIIGSMIMIFLQKMNRGAERFKNTVIPEAPMFVPEFPPQESEPGVFGLEEDGKPEERVELALQCLPDYNPGCIWITDPAAPFRYWKIRDYAYAYRSKLTAPSQVAENFISAIEESNNQNPLVPLLISYDPDEVRRLAAASTQRFEEGSELSILDGIFIAVKDDIDCYPYPSKGGTTWFHEIHEVKKDAVCISRLQNCGAVLVGKTNMHELGLGITGNNTNFGTARNPHAPDRYTGGSSSGSAAIVASGLCSAALGTDGGGSVQIPSSLCGVVGLKTTYGRTDMKGLIIHYGTVAIVGPITATVEDAILMYAAILGSSPAERVSLKPGLPCLPNLSSSESWCSLGSLCFGKYTEWFNDVSSTEISEKCEDVLNQLSEKHGCKAKVNVLPHGDFQEGGYHCDTYYCHDGTHNITNCSYSWRDQYANYRKSYAVCISTKSSGLSYNFCPCWL, encoded by the exons ATGGGGAAGAAGAGAGTGATGTTGCCAGCGAGTGAAGTTGACATGACGACTGTGAAGTATACAACTCAAAGAATTCAAG CTCCATATCTGACTGGATTTTGGTTAAAACTATTTGTAATGTTGGCTGAAACACCAATTATTGGTTCAATGATCATGATTTTCTTGCAGAAAATGAACCGAGGAGCCGAG AGGTTCAAGAATACCGTGATACCGGAGGCTCCCATGTTTGTACCTGAATTTCCTCCTCAAG AGTCAGAACCTGGTGTTTTTGGCTTAGAAGAAGATGGGAAACCTGAAGAACGCGTTGAGTTAGCCTTGCAGTGTCTTCCAGATTACAATCCAGGCTGTATTTGGATTACTGATCCAGCTGCACCATTCCGCTATTGGAAGATTCGTGATTATGCATATGCTTACAGATCTAAGCTTACAGCTCCATCTCAG GTAGCAGAGAACTTCATCTCAGCTATAGAAGAGTCTAACAACCAGAATCCACTGGTGCCGCTACTAATTTCTTATGATCCTGATGAAGTCAGAAGGCTAGCCGCTGCTTCCACACAAAGATTTGAAGAAG GAAGTGAATTATCAATCCTTGATGGTATCTTCATAGCAGTTAAGGATGACATTGATTGCTATCCATATCCATCAAAGG GTGGAACAACTTGGTTTCACGAGATTCATGAAGTGAAGAAGGATGCTGTCTGCATCTCAAGATTACAAAATTGTGGGGCAGTTTTGGTTGGAAAGACAAATATGCATGAATTGGGCCTTGGAATAACTGGAAATAATACGAATTTTGG GACAGCCAGGAATCCACATGCTCCAGATAGGTACACAGGCGGCTCTTCCTCAGGCTCTGCAGCTATTGTAGCTTCTGGACTGTGTTCTGCTGCACTGGGAACAGATGGAGGAG GTTCAGTTCAGATTCCTTCTTCCCTTTGTGGTGTGGTGGGCTTGAAGACAACATATGGAAGGACTGACATGAAAGG GTTGATAATTCATTATGGAACAGTGGCAATTGTTGGACCTATCACAGCAACTGTTGAGGATGCCATACTGAT GTATGCTGCAATTTTAGGATCTTCTCCTGCTGAGAGAGTTTCTTTGAAACCG GGCCTCCCTTGTTTACCAAATTTAAGTTCAAGTGAGAGCTGGTGCTCTCTAGGATCACTGTGCTTTGGGAAGTATACTGAG TGGTTCAATGATGTTTCTTCAACTGAAATATCTGAGAAGTGTGAGGATGTTCTTAATCAGCTATCAGAAAAACATGGGTGTAAA GCAAAGGTTAATGTATTACCACATGGAGATTTTCAAGAAGGTGGATATCATTGTGACACCTACTACTGC CATGACGGCACCCATAATATCACCAACTGCTCTTACAGTTGGAGAGACCAATATGCCAATTACAG AAAATCTTATGCGGTTTGTATTAGCACGAAATCTTCTGGGCTTTCCTACAATTTCTGTCCCT GTTGGTTATGA
- the LOC125861869 gene encoding fatty acid amide hydrolase-like isoform X4, with amino-acid sequence MGKKRVMLPASEVDMTTVKYTTQRIQAPYLTGFWLKLFVMLAETPIIGSMIMIFLQKMNRGAERFKNTVIPEAPMFVPEFPPQESEPGVFGLEEDGKPEERVELALQCLPDYNPGCIWITDPAAPFRYWKIRDYAYAYRSKLTAPSQVAENFISAIEESNNQNPLVPLLISYDPDEVRRLAAASTQRFEEGSELSILDGIFIAVKDDIDCYPYPSKGGTTWFHEIHEVKKDAVCISRLQNCGAVLVGKTNMHELGLGITGNNTNFGTARNPHAPDRYTGGSSSGSAAIVASGLCSAALGTDGGGSVQIPSSLCGVVGLKTTYGRTDMKGLIIHYGTVAIVGPITATVEDAILMYAAILGSSPAERVSLKPGLPCLPNLSSSESWCSLGSLCFGKYTEWFNDVSSTEISEKCEDVLNQLSEKHGCKAKVNVLPHGDFQEGGYHCDTYYCVCTNHILIFW; translated from the exons ATGGGGAAGAAGAGAGTGATGTTGCCAGCGAGTGAAGTTGACATGACGACTGTGAAGTATACAACTCAAAGAATTCAAG CTCCATATCTGACTGGATTTTGGTTAAAACTATTTGTAATGTTGGCTGAAACACCAATTATTGGTTCAATGATCATGATTTTCTTGCAGAAAATGAACCGAGGAGCCGAG AGGTTCAAGAATACCGTGATACCGGAGGCTCCCATGTTTGTACCTGAATTTCCTCCTCAAG AGTCAGAACCTGGTGTTTTTGGCTTAGAAGAAGATGGGAAACCTGAAGAACGCGTTGAGTTAGCCTTGCAGTGTCTTCCAGATTACAATCCAGGCTGTATTTGGATTACTGATCCAGCTGCACCATTCCGCTATTGGAAGATTCGTGATTATGCATATGCTTACAGATCTAAGCTTACAGCTCCATCTCAG GTAGCAGAGAACTTCATCTCAGCTATAGAAGAGTCTAACAACCAGAATCCACTGGTGCCGCTACTAATTTCTTATGATCCTGATGAAGTCAGAAGGCTAGCCGCTGCTTCCACACAAAGATTTGAAGAAG GAAGTGAATTATCAATCCTTGATGGTATCTTCATAGCAGTTAAGGATGACATTGATTGCTATCCATATCCATCAAAGG GTGGAACAACTTGGTTTCACGAGATTCATGAAGTGAAGAAGGATGCTGTCTGCATCTCAAGATTACAAAATTGTGGGGCAGTTTTGGTTGGAAAGACAAATATGCATGAATTGGGCCTTGGAATAACTGGAAATAATACGAATTTTGG GACAGCCAGGAATCCACATGCTCCAGATAGGTACACAGGCGGCTCTTCCTCAGGCTCTGCAGCTATTGTAGCTTCTGGACTGTGTTCTGCTGCACTGGGAACAGATGGAGGAG GTTCAGTTCAGATTCCTTCTTCCCTTTGTGGTGTGGTGGGCTTGAAGACAACATATGGAAGGACTGACATGAAAGG GTTGATAATTCATTATGGAACAGTGGCAATTGTTGGACCTATCACAGCAACTGTTGAGGATGCCATACTGAT GTATGCTGCAATTTTAGGATCTTCTCCTGCTGAGAGAGTTTCTTTGAAACCG GGCCTCCCTTGTTTACCAAATTTAAGTTCAAGTGAGAGCTGGTGCTCTCTAGGATCACTGTGCTTTGGGAAGTATACTGAG TGGTTCAATGATGTTTCTTCAACTGAAATATCTGAGAAGTGTGAGGATGTTCTTAATCAGCTATCAGAAAAACATGGGTGTAAA GCAAAGGTTAATGTATTACCACATGGAGATTTTCAAGAAGGTGGATATCATTGTGACACCTACTACTGCGTATGTACTAACCACATTCTTATCTTTTGGTGA
- the LOC125861869 gene encoding fatty acid amide hydrolase-like isoform X3, with protein MGKKRVMLPASEVDMTTVKYTTQRIQAPYLTGFWLKLFVMLAETPIIGSMIMIFLQKMNRGAERFKNTVIPEAPMFVPEFPPQESEPGVFGLEEDGKPEERVELALQCLPDYNPGCIWITDPAAPFRYWKIRDYAYAYRSKLTAPSQVAENFISAIEESNNQNPLVPLLISYDPDEVRRLAAASTQRFEEGSELSILDGIFIAVKDDIDCYPYPSKGGTTWFHEIHEVKKDAVCISRLQNCGAVLVGKTNMHELGLGITGNNTNFGTARNPHAPDRYTGGSSSGSAAIVASGLCSAALGTDGGGSVQIPSSLCGVVGLKTTYGRTDMKGLIIHYGTVAIVGPITATVEDAILMYAAILGSSPAERVSLKPGLPCLPNLSSSESWCSLGSLCFGKYTEWFNDVSSTEISEKCEDVLNQLSEKHGCKTIEIVIPELHEMHNAHIVSIGSEVLSQLNPYVEDGKSARLTNDTRINLALF; from the exons ATGGGGAAGAAGAGAGTGATGTTGCCAGCGAGTGAAGTTGACATGACGACTGTGAAGTATACAACTCAAAGAATTCAAG CTCCATATCTGACTGGATTTTGGTTAAAACTATTTGTAATGTTGGCTGAAACACCAATTATTGGTTCAATGATCATGATTTTCTTGCAGAAAATGAACCGAGGAGCCGAG AGGTTCAAGAATACCGTGATACCGGAGGCTCCCATGTTTGTACCTGAATTTCCTCCTCAAG AGTCAGAACCTGGTGTTTTTGGCTTAGAAGAAGATGGGAAACCTGAAGAACGCGTTGAGTTAGCCTTGCAGTGTCTTCCAGATTACAATCCAGGCTGTATTTGGATTACTGATCCAGCTGCACCATTCCGCTATTGGAAGATTCGTGATTATGCATATGCTTACAGATCTAAGCTTACAGCTCCATCTCAG GTAGCAGAGAACTTCATCTCAGCTATAGAAGAGTCTAACAACCAGAATCCACTGGTGCCGCTACTAATTTCTTATGATCCTGATGAAGTCAGAAGGCTAGCCGCTGCTTCCACACAAAGATTTGAAGAAG GAAGTGAATTATCAATCCTTGATGGTATCTTCATAGCAGTTAAGGATGACATTGATTGCTATCCATATCCATCAAAGG GTGGAACAACTTGGTTTCACGAGATTCATGAAGTGAAGAAGGATGCTGTCTGCATCTCAAGATTACAAAATTGTGGGGCAGTTTTGGTTGGAAAGACAAATATGCATGAATTGGGCCTTGGAATAACTGGAAATAATACGAATTTTGG GACAGCCAGGAATCCACATGCTCCAGATAGGTACACAGGCGGCTCTTCCTCAGGCTCTGCAGCTATTGTAGCTTCTGGACTGTGTTCTGCTGCACTGGGAACAGATGGAGGAG GTTCAGTTCAGATTCCTTCTTCCCTTTGTGGTGTGGTGGGCTTGAAGACAACATATGGAAGGACTGACATGAAAGG GTTGATAATTCATTATGGAACAGTGGCAATTGTTGGACCTATCACAGCAACTGTTGAGGATGCCATACTGAT GTATGCTGCAATTTTAGGATCTTCTCCTGCTGAGAGAGTTTCTTTGAAACCG GGCCTCCCTTGTTTACCAAATTTAAGTTCAAGTGAGAGCTGGTGCTCTCTAGGATCACTGTGCTTTGGGAAGTATACTGAG TGGTTCAATGATGTTTCTTCAACTGAAATATCTGAGAAGTGTGAGGATGTTCTTAATCAGCTATCAGAAAAACATGGGTGTAAA ACGATAGAGATTGTAATACCAGAGTTGCATGAGATGCACAATGCACATATTGTTTCTATTGGCTCTGAAGTACTATCTCAGCTGAATCCTTACGTTGAAGATGG GAAATCAGCGAGATTAACAAATGACACTCGGATAAATCTGGCACTATTTTGA
- the LOC125861869 gene encoding fatty acid amide hydrolase-like isoform X5, whose protein sequence is MGKKRVMLPASEVDMTTVKYTTQRIQAPYLTGFWLKLFVMLAETPIIGSMIMIFLQKMNRGAERFKNTVIPEAPMFVPEFPPQESEPGVFGLEEDGKPEERVELALQCLPDYNPGCIWITDPAAPFRYWKIRDYAYAYRSKLTAPSQVAENFISAIEESNNQNPLVPLLISYDPDEVRRLAAASTQRFEEGSELSILDGIFIAVKDDIDCYPYPSKGGTTWFHEIHEVKKDAVCISRLQNCGAVLVGKTNMHELGLGITGNNTNFGTARNPHAPDRYTGGSSSGSAAIVASGLCSAALGTDGGGSVQIPSSLCGVVGLKTTYGRTDMKGLIIHYGTVAIVGPITATVEDAILMYAAILGSSPAERVSLKPGLPCLPNLSSSESWCSLGSLCFGKYTEWFNDVSSTEISEKCEDVLNQLSEKHGCKEISEINK, encoded by the exons ATGGGGAAGAAGAGAGTGATGTTGCCAGCGAGTGAAGTTGACATGACGACTGTGAAGTATACAACTCAAAGAATTCAAG CTCCATATCTGACTGGATTTTGGTTAAAACTATTTGTAATGTTGGCTGAAACACCAATTATTGGTTCAATGATCATGATTTTCTTGCAGAAAATGAACCGAGGAGCCGAG AGGTTCAAGAATACCGTGATACCGGAGGCTCCCATGTTTGTACCTGAATTTCCTCCTCAAG AGTCAGAACCTGGTGTTTTTGGCTTAGAAGAAGATGGGAAACCTGAAGAACGCGTTGAGTTAGCCTTGCAGTGTCTTCCAGATTACAATCCAGGCTGTATTTGGATTACTGATCCAGCTGCACCATTCCGCTATTGGAAGATTCGTGATTATGCATATGCTTACAGATCTAAGCTTACAGCTCCATCTCAG GTAGCAGAGAACTTCATCTCAGCTATAGAAGAGTCTAACAACCAGAATCCACTGGTGCCGCTACTAATTTCTTATGATCCTGATGAAGTCAGAAGGCTAGCCGCTGCTTCCACACAAAGATTTGAAGAAG GAAGTGAATTATCAATCCTTGATGGTATCTTCATAGCAGTTAAGGATGACATTGATTGCTATCCATATCCATCAAAGG GTGGAACAACTTGGTTTCACGAGATTCATGAAGTGAAGAAGGATGCTGTCTGCATCTCAAGATTACAAAATTGTGGGGCAGTTTTGGTTGGAAAGACAAATATGCATGAATTGGGCCTTGGAATAACTGGAAATAATACGAATTTTGG GACAGCCAGGAATCCACATGCTCCAGATAGGTACACAGGCGGCTCTTCCTCAGGCTCTGCAGCTATTGTAGCTTCTGGACTGTGTTCTGCTGCACTGGGAACAGATGGAGGAG GTTCAGTTCAGATTCCTTCTTCCCTTTGTGGTGTGGTGGGCTTGAAGACAACATATGGAAGGACTGACATGAAAGG GTTGATAATTCATTATGGAACAGTGGCAATTGTTGGACCTATCACAGCAACTGTTGAGGATGCCATACTGAT GTATGCTGCAATTTTAGGATCTTCTCCTGCTGAGAGAGTTTCTTTGAAACCG GGCCTCCCTTGTTTACCAAATTTAAGTTCAAGTGAGAGCTGGTGCTCTCTAGGATCACTGTGCTTTGGGAAGTATACTGAG TGGTTCAATGATGTTTCTTCAACTGAAATATCTGAGAAGTGTGAGGATGTTCTTAATCAGCTATCAGAAAAACATGGGTGTAAA GAAATCAGCGAGATTAACAAATGA
- the LOC125878319 gene encoding fatty acid amide hydrolase-like — MGKKQIMLPANEVDLTAVKYMPEKIEAPHLTGFWFKLFVKVMEAPVIGSLIASHLKEKNGITEILKNTVIPEVPMFIPQFPLQEPEPGVVCLEEDGKPEERVALALKCLPHYDPTCRWSSDSGEPFQFRYWKIRDYGYAYRSKLTTPSMVAEHFISAMEVFNSKQQSAPLLISFDPEEVRRQAAASTQRFEEGNPLSILDGIFIAVKDDIDCYPHPSKGGSKWFHEVRQVKADGVSVSRLRNSGAILVGKTNMHEFGMGTTGNNPNYGTPGNPHNPKRYTGGSSSGSAAIVASGLCSAALGTDGGGSVRIPASLCGVVGLKTTFGRTDLTGSLWEAGTVTIIGPITATVEDAILVYAAISGSSPADRIRLNPSIPCLPDLSSSESSNILGSLTLGKYTKWFNDVSSTDISDKCEDVLNQLFRLYGCKTTEIVIPELRELRTAHTVTFGSESLCLLNPDCEAGKGVRLTNDTRTNLALFRSFAASDYISAQCLRRRIMYYHMEIFKKVDVIVTPTTGMTAPEIPESALAVGETNLQVVASLMQFAMTANVLGLPAISVPIGHDKQGLPIGLQLIGRPWCEASILRLAAAIEEISGEYRKKPVEFYDILKGKSNFNSFHD; from the exons ATGGGGAAAAAGCAAATAATGTTGCCGGCGAATGAAGTAGACCTTACTGCAGTCAAATATATGCCAGAAAAAATTGAAG CTCCACATTTGACGGGGTTTTGGTTCAAGTTGTTTGTTAAAGTAATGGAGGCACCTGTAATTGGTTCTTTAATTGCTAGTCATCTGAAGGAGAAGAATGGGATTACTGAG ATTCTGAAGAATACCGTGATACCAGAGGTTCCCATGTTCATTCCCCAGTTTCCTCTTCAAG agCCAGAGCCTGGTGTTGTTTGCTTAGAAGAAGATGGAAAACCTGAAGAACGGGTTGCTTTAGCATTGAAGTGTCTTCCACATTATGATCCTACTTGCAGATGGAGTTCTGATTCAGGAGAACCATTCCAATTCCGCTATTGGAAAATTCGTGATTATGGATATGCTTACAGATCTAAGCTTACGACCCCATCTATG GTTGCAGAACACTTTATCTCAGCTATGGAGGTATTTAATAGTAAGCAGCAATCAGCACCACTATTAATCTCATTTGACCCCGAGGAAGTGAGAAGGCAAGCGGCAGCTTCCACTCAAAGATTTGAGGAAg GAAACCCATTGTCAATCTTGGATGGGATTTTCATTGCAGTCAAGGATGACATTGATTGCTATCCTCATCCTTCAAAGG GTGGTTCTAAATGGTTTCATGAGGTTCGCCAGGTAAAGGCAGATGGGGTTTCTGTGTCAAGATTACGAAACAGTGGTGCAATTTTAGTAGGAAAGACAAATATGCATGAGTTTGGTATGGGCACAACAGGAAATAATCCAAATTATGG TACACCTGGAAATCCGCATAATCCAAAAAGGTACACAGGTGGTTCTTCCTCAGGTTCAGCTGCAATTGTTGCTTCTGGATTGTGCTCAGCAGCATTGGGAACAGATGGTGGAG GTTCAGTACGAATTCCTGCTTCTCTTTGCGGGGTTGTGGGCTTGAAAACAACATTTGGACGGACTGACCTGACAGG GTCACTGTGGGAAGCAGGAACTGTCACAATTATTGGACCCATCACAGCTACAGTTGAGGATGCCATACTTGT GTATGCAGCAATCTCGGGATCCTCTCCAGCTGATCGAATTCGGCTGAATCCT TCCATCCCTTGTTTACCAGATTTATCTTCCAGTGAGAGTTCAAATATCTTGGGATCACTTACCTTGGGAAAGTATACAAAG TGGTTTAACGATGTTAGCTCGACCGACATATCTGATAAGTGTGAAGATGTCCTAAACCAACTATTTCGTCTGTATGGGTGCAAA ACAACAGAGATTGTCATACCGGAGCTTCGTGAGCTGCGCACAGCCCATACTGTTACTTTTGGATCTGAATCACTGTGCTTACTGAATCCTGATTGCGAGGCTGG GAAGGGAGTTAGATTGACTAATGATACTCGCACAAATCTGGCACTTTTCAGATCATTTGCAGCATCTGACTATATATCTGCCCAGTGTCTTAG GCGAAGGATAATGTACTACCACATGGAGATTTTCAAGAAAGTAGATGTCATTGTAACACCTACCACTGG aatgaCAGCCCCAGAAATTCCAGAAAGTGCTCTTGCAGTTGGAGAGACAAATTTGCAAGTTGTAG CAAGCCTAATGCAATTTGCTATGACAGCAAATGTTCTTGGACTTCCGGCAATTTCTGTCCCT ATTGGTCATGATAAGCAAGGACTTCCAATAGGCTTGCAACTTATTGGTCGTCCGTGGTGTGAAGCTTCAATCTTGCGTTTAGCTGCTGCAATAGAG GAAATCTCTGGAGAGTATAGGAAGAAGCCAGTGGAGTTCTATGACATCTTGAAAGGGAAGTCTAATTTTAACAGTTTCCATGACTGA